The sequence GATTTAAAAAATAAGCCAATCGACAAAGATGATGTTTTAAGAGTTAAAAATTTGATAAAAACTGATTTTATTTACTCATTTGAGAGTGCAAGCAAGGTTGCAAATTTATATGGCTCATACCTTGCTAGAGGCGACATAAAGCCACTTTACGAGCTTGAAAAAAATATCGATAAGATAGATGCCAAGCTTTTAAAAGAGATAGCAAATAGATATTTTAATGAAAAAACCAGCACAACAATAATATTAAAAAAGGAATAAACGTGGAAAATTCGCTTCAAGGTGCGATGACCGCACTCATTACGCCATTTAAAAATCAAAAAGTAGATGAAGTCAGTTTTGAAAAACTAATAAAAAGACAGATAAAGCACGGTATAGATGTCGTTGTACCAGTTGGAACTACTGGCGAGAGTGCAACACTAACGCATGATGAGCATAGAATTTGTATCGAAATAGCCGTTGATGCATGTAAAGGTACAAATGTAAAAGTACTTGCTGGGGCTGGCAGTAACGCGACTCACGAGGCTATTGGTATCGCTAAATTTGCTCAAGCTCATGGCGCTGATGGTATCCTTTCAGTTGCGCCTTATTACAACAAACCAACACAAGAAGGGCTTTACGAGCATTACAAAGCCATTGCAAATAGCATTGAAATCCCTGTGCTTCTTTACAATGTCCCTGGCAGAGTTGGCGTGGATATCTTGCCAGCGACCGTTTTTAGGCTTTTTAAAGAGTGCAAAAATATCTACGGTATCAAAGAGGCTACAGGTAGCATAGATAGATGCGTCGATCTACTGGCTCACGAGCCAAATTTAGTAGTCATTAGCGGTGAAGATGCGATCAACTATCCTATCATATCAAATGGCGGCAAAGGCGTTATCTCGGTTACTGCAAACCTCTTGCCAGATCAAATTTCACAGCTTACACACCTTGCGATGAACGAAGAGTACAAAAAAGCAAAACTAATAAACGACAATCTATACACGATAAATAAAACACTCTTTTGCGAAAGCAATCCGATACCGATCAAAGCAGCGATGTATCTAGCTGGACTCATCGACTCTTTGGAGTACCGCTTGCCACTTTGCAAACCAAGTAAAGAAAATTTTAAAAAGATAGAAGAAGTAATAAAAAATTACGAAATAAAGGGTTTTTAATGAAGGACATACTAAACGAATTTAAAGGTAAAACACTAGTCATCAGTGGCGGCACTAGAGGTATCGGCAGAGCTATAGTTGAAGAATTTGCAAAAGCCGGTGTAAATATAGCATTTACCTACAACTCAAACGAAGAGCTTGCAAAAGAGCAAGCGAGAGAGCTTGAGGCAAATTTTAAGATAAAAGCAAGAGCATATGCACTAAATATCCTCGAGCCAGAAACTTATAAAGAGCTATTTTTAAAGATAGACGAGGACTTTGATAGGATTGATTTTTTTATATCAAATGCAATTATTTCAGGTCGCGCAGTAGCTGGTGGATACACTAAATTTATGAAGCTAAAACCAAGAGGCATAAACAATATCTTTACAGCAACCGTAAATGCCTTTGTCGTAGGCACTCAAGAAGCTGCAAAACGCATGGAAAAAGTGGGTGGCGGCAGCATCATTAGCCTATCATCAACTGGAAATTTAGTATATATCGAAAACTATGCAGGTCACGGCACAGCAAAAGCAGCCGTTGAAGCGATGGCAAGATACGCTGCGACCGAGCTTGGAGAGAAAAATATCCGCGTCAATGTCGTAAGTGGCGGTCCTATCGAGACAGACGCGCTAAGAGCCTTTACAAACTACGAAGAAGTACGCGATATGACAGCAAAGCTTAGCCCGCTAAACCGCATGGGACAGCCTGCTGATCTAGCTGGAGCATGTCTATTTTTATGCTCATCTAAGGCTAGCTGGGTGACTGGGCATACATTTATAATAGATGGTGGCACGACTTTTAAATGAGAGTGAAATTTATAAGCATAAAGGCATATTTGTGAGTTTAAATTTACCAAACGCATTGGCATTTTTTAGGATACTACTGGCTCCACTTATGTTTTTTATGCTCGTAAATGCGCCAGGAATTTTTACACAAATTCACATAAGCTGGATAAATTACTTCGCAGCTCTTATTTTTGTGATCGCCTCGGTGACTGACTTTTTTGACGGCTACATCGCAAGAAGCTGGGATCAAAAAACTAAACTTGGGGCGATCCTTGATCCACTGGCAGACAAGATGCTAATTCTTGCTGCATTTTTAGGTCTTATGATGCTTGGTAGAGCGAGTGCTTGGGCTGTTTATCTCATCTTGGTAAGAGAATTTTTTATAACTGGCTTTCGTGTCGTGATGGCAAGTGATGGCGTAGAGGTCGCTGCTTCGATGGCTGGTAAAGTAAAGACAGTTTCGCAGATGTTTGCGGTTGGATTTTTACTGATGAGCTGGCCAGGCGGAGAGCTTTTGCTTTGGATTGCTGTTGCACTTACGCTTTATTCTGGGTTTGAGTACATTTTTGCCTATATAAAGGCGATGAAAAAGAGCTAAATTTGAGCTACGAATTAAAAGATATTATTTTAGAACGCACTGCAATTTTAGAGCCAGTACTGCAAAAACAAGCCAAAAAACTAAATCAAAAGATCATCAACACAAATTTTTATCACGATGCTAAAAATTTAGAAAAAATTGGCGCTGTGATTAGTCCTGAGCTAAATGAATTTTTATTAAGCTGCGCTTTAGAATACGACAAAACCCATGCAGATAAATTTGATACGTTTGATAACGACGTAGAGACTTTGCGTGGCATTTGGAGTGCGATGAGTTTTTCAAAAAGCCCTTACATTTTAGACTATCTAAGCATGCAGGCAACTCGCTCGGTGTCGCACCGCTCGTTTGCGCATAGATATATCTTTGAAATTTTACGCTTGCAAGAGAAGGCTGGCCATTCGCATCCGCTACTTGCCAAACTTTATGACTATTATGATAGCTTGCAAGCAAAACTACCTATATATGAGCTTTTGCGCCGTATAGGCGTGAGCCCTGCTGATCCTTATGATTTTGACATCTCGCTAAATGCTGTAAATTTTGGCTACTGGTTTAGCAACCAAGGACTAAGCGATGATGAGCTAGCCGGTAAATTTCACTTAGAAATTCGCCTTTTTGTCCCTTTTATAAATGACCATACATTTGAGATAGAGCTTAGAAACGACGCTGTGCCAAGGGCTAGAATAAATTTTAATGATGACGGCATGAGCTTTTTGCAAGAGTTGCCAAGTGATGCTTTGCTCCGCCCTGATATTTTAAATCTAAAGCCATTTATCACCCAAGTGAAGTCTTATTTTCATATAAATTTTGACATAAATAACAAAGACATGACCAATATAAGCGCAAGCAAAGGTCTAAATAAAGGTAAAGTCACATCTTGGCTAAGGGAAATTTTTAGCTAAAAGCCATTTGAGAGTAAATTTATAAACTTTGGCTAAAATCTCATCAATTTTTTCAAAAAAGGTAAGTTTTGAAAGGCATTTTCTTCACGCTGGCCCTGCTTTGCCTTGGGCTTTATGCGTATTCGTTTTATTTTTTAGTGACTGTTTTAGCCATTAGTTTTCTCATATTTTTTCACGAGCTTGGCCACTTTTTAGCAGCAAGAACGCTTGGCGTAAAGGTAAGCACCTTTAGTATCGGATTTGGTGAGAAAATTTACACCAAAAATGTTGGCGGCACCGACTACTGCCTAAGTGCGATCCCACTTGGTGGATACGTACAGCTAAAAGGTCAAGACGACACCGACCCAAAAGCTAAAAACTACGACCGTGATAGCTACAATGTGCTAAGCCCTATAAAGCGAATTTACATCCTCTTTGCAGGACCTTTTTTTAACTTTATCTTGGCGTTTTTTATATACATTTTGCTTGGATTTATAGGCGTTGAGAGGCTTGCACCAAGTGTCGGCCACATAGCTGAGGGCTCGGCGGCTGCGAGCGCAGGTCTAGTTAAAAACGATAAAATTTTAGAGATAAATGGTGTAAAAATAACCGAGTGGGACGATATCAGTAAAAATGTAAAACTCGAGCCTAGCACCATTTTGATAGATAGAAACGGCTCAATTTTAAGCATAAATTTAACACCAAAGATAGGCGAAACTATAAATTTATTTAATGAAAAGGTACAGCGCCCATTGATCGGGATCTCTCCAAATGGCGAAGTAGTAAAAATTTATCATACAGGTCTAAATAGTCTAAAATTTGCTTATAGCGAAACACTTGAAGCCTCAAAGCTTATCTTTAAAAGCTTTACCAAACTAGTAAGCGGAGCCGTGCCACTAAAAGAGGTCGGCGGCATCGTACAGATAGCTGATGTAACTTCAAAAGCAGCAAAGATAAGTCTTGGCGTACTTTTGACGATTGTTGCTTTAATCTCAGTAAATTTAGGTGTTTTAAATTTATTCCCCATCCCAGCGCTTGACGGCGGACACATACTTTTTAACCTATATGAGCTAGTTTTTAGACGCGAGGTAAATGAGCGGGTACTCATCATGCTTACCTACTGCGGCTGGGCGCTACTACTTGGCATAATGGTACTTGCGACCTTTAACGACATTATGAGATTAAGCGGAGGTTTATAATGATAGTTTTAAAAGAGCTATTAGAAAAGATCGAAAATTTAAGCAAAGACGTGACACTAATCGCTGTTAGCAAAAATGTCACAAGTGCTGAAGTAAAAGAGCTTTACGCGCAAGGGCAAAGAAATTTTGGCGAAAACAGAGTCCAAGAGCTAGCCAAAAAAGAGCTAGAGTTGCAAAATTTTACTGATATAAAATGGCATATGATCGGCCGCTTGCAAAATAACAAAATAAATCAAATGATAAGTCTAAAGCCAACACTTTGGCAAAGCTGCGATAGCTTTGAAAGGGCTTTAGAGGTCGATAAAAGACTCGACTACAAGCTTGATACCTTGCTTCAAATAAACTCGGCTAATGAAGATACAAAGCAAGGTGTAAGCGTAGCAAATGCGTCAGAAATTTATGAGCGTATCCAAAGCGAGTGCAAAAATATAAATTTAAAAGGCGTGATGAGTATCGGAGCGCATGTGGATGAGCCAAAAGAGATTCAAAAGAGCTTTGAACTAACTTATAAAATTTACGAGAGCCTAAAGCCAAAAGGTGCGAGTATCTGCTCGATGGGCATGAGTAGTGACTTCGAGTTAGCGATAAAATGCGGCTCAAATATGATTCGCCTTGGCACTATGCTTT comes from Campylobacter concisus and encodes:
- a CDS encoding enoyl-ACP reductase, giving the protein MLNEFKGKTLVISGGTRGIGRAIVEEFAKAGVNIAFTYNSNEELAKEQARELEANFKIKARAYALNILEPETYKELFLKIDEDFDRIDFFISNAIISGRAVAGGYTKFMKLKPRGINNIFTATVNAFVVGTQEAAKRMEKVGGGSIISLSSTGNLVYIENYAGHGTAKAAVEAMARYAATELGEKNIRVNVVSGGPIETDALRAFTNYEEVRDMTAKLSPLNRMGQPADLAGACLFLCSSKASWVTGHTFIIDGGTTFK
- the dapA gene encoding 4-hydroxy-tetrahydrodipicolinate synthase, giving the protein MTALITPFKNQKVDEVSFEKLIKRQIKHGIDVVVPVGTTGESATLTHDEHRICIEIAVDACKGTNVKVLAGAGSNATHEAIGIAKFAQAHGADGILSVAPYYNKPTQEGLYEHYKAIANSIEIPVLLYNVPGRVGVDILPATVFRLFKECKNIYGIKEATGSIDRCVDLLAHEPNLVVISGEDAINYPIISNGGKGVISVTANLLPDQISQLTHLAMNEEYKKAKLINDNLYTINKTLFCESNPIPIKAAMYLAGLIDSLEYRLPLCKPSKENFKKIEEVIKNYEIKGF
- a CDS encoding YggS family pyridoxal phosphate-dependent enzyme, producing the protein MIVLKELLEKIENLSKDVTLIAVSKNVTSAEVKELYAQGQRNFGENRVQELAKKELELQNFTDIKWHMIGRLQNNKINQMISLKPTLWQSCDSFERALEVDKRLDYKLDTLLQINSANEDTKQGVSVANASEIYERIQSECKNINLKGVMSIGAHVDEPKEIQKSFELTYKIYESLKPKGASICSMGMSSDFELAIKCGSNMIRLGTMLYL
- the rseP gene encoding RIP metalloprotease RseP; the encoded protein is MKGIFFTLALLCLGLYAYSFYFLVTVLAISFLIFFHELGHFLAARTLGVKVSTFSIGFGEKIYTKNVGGTDYCLSAIPLGGYVQLKGQDDTDPKAKNYDRDSYNVLSPIKRIYILFAGPFFNFILAFFIYILLGFIGVERLAPSVGHIAEGSAAASAGLVKNDKILEINGVKITEWDDISKNVKLEPSTILIDRNGSILSINLTPKIGETINLFNEKVQRPLIGISPNGEVVKIYHTGLNSLKFAYSETLEASKLIFKSFTKLVSGAVPLKEVGGIVQIADVTSKAAKISLGVLLTIVALISVNLGVLNLFPIPALDGGHILFNLYELVFRREVNERVLIMLTYCGWALLLGIMVLATFNDIMRLSGGL
- the pgsA gene encoding CDP-diacylglycerol--glycerol-3-phosphate 3-phosphatidyltransferase — its product is MSLNLPNALAFFRILLAPLMFFMLVNAPGIFTQIHISWINYFAALIFVIASVTDFFDGYIARSWDQKTKLGAILDPLADKMLILAAFLGLMMLGRASAWAVYLILVREFFITGFRVVMASDGVEVAASMAGKVKTVSQMFAVGFLLMSWPGGELLLWIAVALTLYSGFEYIFAYIKAMKKS